The following coding sequences are from one Nitrospirae bacterium CG2_30_53_67 window:
- a CDS encoding histidinol-phosphate transaminase, producing MIQVPEHIRRLIPYVPGKPIEELEREFRLRNSIKLASNENPLGPSPRALEAVQGALAGIHRYPDGNGYYLKEALAERHGLSPEQIILGNGSNQILDLIVRTFFRPGMNAVTSERTFVVYPMAMQAVGGECRAAAMNKETYDLDAMADLVDGETLCVFIANPNNPTGTVIHRKSFEAFMERLSSSVLVVMDEAYFEYVEDPESPDGLEYLKAGKDVIVLRTFSKIYGLAGLRIGYGMADPKIIEAMNRVREPFNTNTLAQAAALSAIGDEAHVRESLEVNREGKAFLYEAFERMGLPYTPTQANFIWVETPVPSREIYDALLSKGVIVRVMGERHLRITIGLPRENQRLAGALEKVIGGRI from the coding sequence ATGATCCAGGTCCCGGAGCATATACGCCGCCTGATCCCTTATGTCCCAGGCAAGCCCATAGAAGAGTTGGAGCGGGAATTCAGGCTCAGAAATTCCATCAAACTGGCATCCAATGAGAATCCGCTGGGACCGTCCCCGCGTGCCTTGGAGGCCGTTCAGGGGGCGCTGGCGGGCATTCACCGCTACCCCGACGGAAACGGCTACTATCTGAAAGAGGCGCTTGCCGAACGGCACGGCCTTTCTCCTGAGCAGATCATCCTCGGTAACGGCTCCAATCAGATCCTGGATCTCATTGTGAGGACGTTCTTTCGACCCGGCATGAATGCCGTGACCTCGGAGAGGACCTTCGTGGTTTACCCCATGGCCATGCAGGCTGTAGGAGGGGAGTGCCGGGCCGCGGCCATGAATAAAGAGACGTATGATCTGGATGCCATGGCCGATCTGGTGGACGGAGAGACCCTCTGTGTCTTCATCGCGAATCCGAACAACCCGACAGGAACGGTCATTCACAGGAAGAGCTTCGAGGCATTCATGGAGAGGCTGTCGTCTTCGGTCCTGGTGGTCATGGACGAGGCCTATTTTGAATATGTGGAAGATCCGGAATCGCCGGACGGTCTTGAGTATCTCAAGGCAGGAAAGGATGTGATCGTCCTTCGGACCTTTTCCAAGATCTATGGGCTCGCCGGCCTCAGGATCGGCTACGGCATGGCGGACCCGAAGATCATCGAGGCGATGAACCGTGTGCGGGAGCCCTTCAATACCAATACCCTGGCCCAGGCCGCAGCCCTCTCGGCCATTGGGGACGAGGCCCATGTCCGGGAAAGTCTTGAAGTCAACAGGGAAGGCAAGGCGTTCCTCTATGAGGCATTTGAGCGCATGGGGCTTCCCTACACGCCGACCCAGGCCAACTTTATCTGGGTGGAGACGCCCGTGCCTTCGCGTGAGATCTATGATGCTCTTCTCAGTAAAGGGGTGATCGTGCGGGTCATGGGGGAGCGGCATCTCAGGATCACCATCGGTCTGCCCCGGGAAAATCAGAGGCTGGCCGGGGCGCTGGAGAAGGTGATTGGGGGAAGAATATAA
- a CDS encoding transcriptional regulator (indirectly regulates nitrogen metabolism; at high nitrogen levels P-II prevents the phosphorylation of NR-I, the transcriptional activator of the glutamine synthetase gene (glnA); at low nitrogen levels P-II is uridylylated to form PII-UMP and interacts with an adenylyltransferase (GlnE) that activates GlnA), with amino-acid sequence MKKVECIIQPGRLDEVREGLTEIGISGLTVTEVKGYGRQKGHTELYRGSEYTIDFIPKVKLEIVVSEDLVDQIIEKVIEKARTGRIGDGKIFVISIEDVIRVRTGERGRYAI; translated from the coding sequence ATGAAAAAAGTAGAATGCATCATCCAGCCTGGCCGTCTTGATGAAGTCCGGGAAGGGCTCACCGAGATCGGCATCAGCGGTCTGACCGTGACCGAGGTCAAGGGGTATGGCCGGCAGAAGGGGCATACCGAGCTCTACCGCGGGAGTGAATATACCATTGACTTCATCCCGAAGGTTAAACTCGAGATTGTGGTTTCAGAGGATCTGGTGGATCAGATCATCGAAAAGGTGATCGAGAAGGCACGGACAGGCCGGATCGGCGACGGCAAGATTTTTGTGATCTCCATTGAAGATGTTATTCGAGTCCGGACCGGTGAACGGGGCCGGTACGCAATCTGA
- a CDS encoding MOSC domain-containing protein — translation MAEIISVNISRNKGERKKPVASVMISAGHGIESDAHAGKWHRQVSLLAIESIRKMQALGIEVGPGDFAENLTTENINLVSLPIGTRLRIGDQVEVEVTQIGKVCHDRCEIYRQAGDCVMPREGIFVRVLSGGEVKPGDPILVPSGEGPYVEP, via the coding sequence ATGGCCGAAATCATTTCAGTCAATATCAGCAGGAACAAGGGAGAGAGGAAGAAGCCGGTGGCCTCGGTCATGATCTCGGCGGGCCATGGGATCGAATCGGATGCGCATGCCGGGAAGTGGCACCGCCAGGTCTCCCTGCTCGCTATCGAAAGTATCCGGAAGATGCAGGCGCTGGGGATCGAAGTGGGGCCCGGCGATTTTGCCGAGAACCTGACCACCGAGAATATCAATCTGGTTTCGCTGCCCATCGGGACCAGGCTCCGCATCGGGGATCAGGTCGAGGTGGAGGTTACGCAGATCGGAAAGGTATGCCATGACCGTTGCGAGATCTACCGGCAGGCCGGGGATTGCGTCATGCCGAGGGAAGGGATCTTTGTCCGGGTCCTCTCCGGAGGCGAGGTCAAGCCCGGCGATCCGATTCTCGTCCCATCGGGAGAGGGGCCCTATGTTGAGCCGTGA
- a CDS encoding chorismate mutase, producing the protein MGRLDDLRREIDALDEKILDALNQRAELAIEIGKIKMKENQTVHAPSRELEVLERLGKKNKGPFPNEALLSVYREIMSASLALEEPVKVAYLGPEATFSHLACMRIYGNSARHVPVKSISEVFDAVERGHVHYGVVPIENSTEGGVSYTLDMFLESDLKITSEMLLEISLHLMSISGEMARVRKVYSFPQPTAQCRNWIRKHLSHIPVIDVESTARAAQLASEDPDSAAIASEAAVKVYGLKTIQQRIEDNAQNYTRFLSLSREMAPRTGYDKTSILFSFKNRPGALFNVLQPFADHGINLTKIESRPTKKKAWEYVFYVDMEGHLKDPSVKEALQSLQDQCFFLKVLGSYPRARK; encoded by the coding sequence ATGGGCCGGTTAGACGATCTGCGCAGGGAAATTGATGCCCTGGACGAAAAGATTCTTGATGCGCTGAATCAGAGGGCGGAACTGGCCATCGAGATCGGCAAGATCAAAATGAAGGAGAATCAAACCGTTCATGCGCCTTCCCGGGAGCTCGAAGTCCTGGAACGGCTGGGGAAAAAGAACAAGGGGCCCTTCCCCAATGAGGCCCTCCTTTCGGTCTATCGCGAGATCATGTCGGCGTCACTGGCGCTGGAAGAGCCGGTCAAGGTGGCCTATCTGGGACCGGAGGCGACCTTTTCCCATCTGGCTTGCATGCGGATTTACGGGAATTCGGCCCGGCATGTCCCGGTCAAGAGTATCAGCGAGGTCTTCGATGCCGTGGAGCGGGGGCATGTGCACTACGGTGTGGTCCCGATCGAGAATTCCACGGAGGGCGGGGTCAGCTACACCCTCGACATGTTTCTGGAGTCCGACCTCAAGATCACGTCTGAGATGCTTCTTGAGATCTCGCTTCACCTGATGAGCATTTCCGGCGAGATGGCGAGGGTGCGCAAGGTTTACTCCTTTCCGCAGCCCACGGCCCAGTGCAGGAATTGGATCCGGAAGCATCTCTCCCATATTCCGGTGATTGATGTGGAAAGTACGGCTCGGGCCGCCCAGTTGGCCTCGGAAGACCCGGATTCTGCGGCCATCGCCAGCGAGGCGGCGGTCAAGGTCTATGGCTTGAAGACCATCCAGCAGCGGATTGAGGACAACGCGCAGAACTATACGCGCTTTTTATCCCTATCCAGGGAGATGGCCCCCCGTACAGGGTACGACAAGACCTCCATTCTCTTCTCCTTCAAGAACCGGCCGGGGGCCCTGTTCAACGTGCTTCAACCCTTCGCGGATCATGGGATCAACCTGACCAAGATCGAATCCCGTCCGACCAAAAAAAAGGCCTGGGAATATGTTTTTTACGTGGATATGGAAGGTCATCTAAAAGACCCCTCGGTCAAGGAAGCCCTTCAGTCGCTTCAGGATCAATGTTTCTTCCTCAAGGTTCTCGGTTCTTACCCAAGGGCCCGGAAGTGA
- a CDS encoding ferredoxin gives MKPVIDQETCIGCGGCAEICPAVFQLNEEMEKAEVIDEGGCEIAGCCEAAAENCPVSAISLMDE, from the coding sequence ATGAAGCCCGTCATTGACCAGGAGACGTGTATTGGGTGCGGGGGGTGCGCGGAAATATGCCCGGCGGTCTTTCAGTTGAATGAAGAGATGGAGAAGGCTGAAGTGATCGATGAAGGGGGCTGCGAGATCGCCGGCTGCTGTGAGGCCGCGGCAGAGAACTGCCCTGTATCGGCGATCAGCCTGATGGATGAATAA
- a CDS encoding molybdenum cofactor biosynthesis protein, translated as MLSRDHSQNVPAGSERSYRVAVLTLSDKGAQGIRDDESGRLLQEMVRDLPGEVIFYKLLPDEAVLIEALLCELSDRGDVDVILTTGGTGVSLRDVTPDATLRVIDREVPGMAEAMRAASLKKTSRAMISRAVCGIRKQTLIINLPGSPRGARENLTVLLPALPHAIDKIRGDQRDCAST; from the coding sequence ATGTTGAGCCGTGATCATTCTCAGAACGTCCCTGCCGGTTCGGAGAGGTCCTACCGAGTGGCGGTTCTGACCCTGAGCGACAAGGGCGCCCAAGGGATCCGCGATGATGAGAGCGGGAGGCTTCTTCAGGAGATGGTCCGTGACCTTCCCGGAGAGGTGATTTTCTACAAGCTCCTTCCGGACGAAGCGGTTCTCATTGAAGCGCTCCTTTGCGAACTCTCGGACCGTGGAGACGTGGATGTGATCCTGACCACGGGAGGCACCGGCGTCTCTCTTAGGGATGTGACTCCCGATGCCACGCTGCGCGTCATCGACCGGGAGGTCCCCGGCATGGCCGAGGCCATGCGGGCCGCGTCTTTAAAGAAGACCTCACGAGCCATGATCTCACGCGCCGTCTGCGGTATCAGGAAGCAGACTCTGATTATCAACCTCCCGGGAAGTCCCCGAGGCGCCCGGGAAAACCTGACCGTGCTCCTTCCGGCCCTGCCGCACGCAATAGACAAAATCCGGGGGGATCAGCGTGACTGCGCCTCAACATAA
- a CDS encoding ammonia channel protein yields the protein MMKHKHRKVWPLMIFSGVLFLFASGLQAAEDAAPSINAADTAWMLISTALVLLMLPGLALFYGGMVRKKNVLSSMMHSFVAMAVIGVQWVVIGYTLSFGPDVNHFIGGLDHLFLKGIGPETVQGTIPAYVFIMFQGMFAIITPALISGAIAERMKFSTYVVFIFLWATLVYDPIAHWVWGTGGWLLNMGALDYAGGTVVHISSGISALAAITLLGKRKGYLEVGIFPHNLTLTLLGAGLLWFGWFGFNAGSALAANGNAALAFTNTQIAAAAGSLSWMMSEWVIQKRPSALGAASGIVAGLVAITPAAGFVEPMWALVIGLAVGVLCYSAILFKAKAGYDDSLDAFGVHGVGGTFGALATGIFATVNGTGLIAGHGRQVIVQLTAIGATIIYAFTMTLILVWLLNKIMGLRVTSDEENTGLDQTQHGEMGYHF from the coding sequence ATGATGAAACATAAGCACAGGAAAGTTTGGCCTTTGATGATTTTTTCAGGGGTTCTGTTTTTGTTCGCTTCAGGTTTGCAGGCCGCAGAAGATGCAGCGCCGTCAATCAATGCCGCGGACACGGCCTGGATGCTGATCTCCACGGCGCTGGTGCTTCTCATGCTTCCCGGACTTGCCCTTTTTTATGGCGGCATGGTGCGGAAGAAGAATGTGCTCTCTTCCATGATGCACAGCTTCGTGGCCATGGCCGTGATCGGTGTGCAGTGGGTGGTGATCGGTTATACCCTCTCATTCGGTCCGGATGTGAATCATTTTATCGGAGGGCTGGATCATCTTTTTTTAAAGGGGATCGGGCCGGAGACCGTTCAGGGGACCATCCCGGCCTATGTCTTCATCATGTTCCAGGGGATGTTTGCCATCATCACCCCGGCCCTGATCAGCGGGGCCATTGCCGAGCGGATGAAGTTTTCCACCTATGTGGTCTTTATCTTCCTCTGGGCGACACTGGTCTATGACCCCATTGCCCACTGGGTCTGGGGGACCGGCGGCTGGCTTTTAAACATGGGCGCACTGGATTATGCCGGTGGGACCGTGGTGCACATCTCTTCGGGTATCTCCGCCCTGGCAGCGATTACCCTGCTGGGGAAACGCAAGGGGTATCTGGAGGTCGGTATCTTTCCGCATAACCTGACCCTGACCCTTCTGGGCGCGGGGCTTCTCTGGTTCGGCTGGTTCGGGTTCAATGCCGGATCTGCCCTGGCTGCAAACGGAAATGCGGCCCTGGCCTTCACCAATACGCAGATCGCCGCAGCGGCCGGTTCTTTATCCTGGATGATGTCAGAGTGGGTGATCCAGAAAAGGCCGAGCGCACTGGGCGCCGCTTCGGGGATCGTGGCGGGTCTGGTAGCCATCACGCCGGCTGCCGGGTTTGTGGAACCCATGTGGGCCCTGGTGATCGGACTGGCAGTCGGTGTGCTCTGTTATTCTGCCATCCTTTTCAAGGCCAAGGCGGGCTATGACGATTCTCTGGACGCCTTCGGCGTGCACGGCGTGGGCGGGACCTTCGGGGCCCTGGCCACAGGCATATTCGCCACCGTGAACGGGACCGGACTGATTGCGGGTCATGGAAGACAGGTGATAGTGCAGTTGACTGCGATCGGCGCCACGATCATCTATGCCTTCACCATGACACTGATTCTGGTCTGGCTGCTGAACAAAATCATGGGACTGCGTGTAACAAGCGATGAAGAGAATACCGGTCTGGACCAGACACAACATGGGGAGATGGGATATCATTTTTAA